In the genome of Terribacillus sp. FSL K6-0262, one region contains:
- a CDS encoding ABC transporter ATP-binding protein: MKKDNILEVDNLKVSFKTHSGEVQAVRGVSFDLKKGETLAIVGESGSGKSVTTKALMGLLPKPHGFVKEGSIMFEDKDITKLKDKSMQAIRGKELAMIFQDPMTSLNPTMKVGKQIMEGLLKHQKLGKEEAKKKAIELMNLVQIPNPEARMKQYPHQFSGGMRQRVVIAMALACNPRILIADEPTTALDVTIQAQILELMKDIQKKVETSIIFITHDLGVVANVADRVAVMYAGKIVEIGTVDEVFYNPKHPYTWGLLGSMPTLESDEEELFAIPGTPPDLIAPPKGDAFAARNKFALEIDFVEEPPMFKVSDTHYAATWLLHEDAPKIDPPESVKKRIESMDHSEEATR, from the coding sequence TTGAAAAAAGATAATATTCTTGAGGTTGATAATCTCAAAGTTTCATTTAAAACCCATAGCGGTGAAGTACAAGCAGTAAGGGGCGTTTCCTTTGATCTGAAAAAAGGGGAGACACTTGCGATCGTAGGGGAGTCAGGCTCCGGGAAATCCGTTACGACAAAAGCATTGATGGGGCTGCTTCCGAAACCGCACGGCTTTGTTAAAGAAGGTTCCATCATGTTTGAGGATAAAGATATTACGAAATTGAAAGATAAAAGTATGCAGGCAATCCGCGGTAAAGAGCTTGCGATGATCTTCCAGGATCCAATGACTTCTCTTAATCCAACGATGAAAGTCGGTAAACAAATCATGGAAGGCTTGCTTAAGCATCAAAAACTGGGCAAGGAAGAGGCAAAGAAAAAAGCAATTGAGCTGATGAACTTGGTGCAGATTCCGAATCCGGAAGCTCGTATGAAGCAATACCCGCATCAGTTCTCAGGCGGTATGCGGCAGCGTGTCGTGATTGCGATGGCACTTGCTTGTAATCCTCGTATCTTGATTGCCGACGAACCGACTACTGCCCTGGATGTTACGATTCAGGCTCAGATTTTGGAGCTGATGAAAGACATTCAAAAGAAAGTGGAAACTTCCATCATCTTCATTACCCATGACCTTGGTGTTGTGGCCAACGTGGCAGACCGGGTGGCGGTAATGTATGCTGGTAAGATCGTGGAAATCGGAACAGTCGATGAAGTATTCTATAATCCGAAACATCCGTATACATGGGGGCTGCTCGGTTCTATGCCGACACTGGAAAGTGACGAGGAGGAATTGTTTGCTATTCCCGGTACACCACCTGATTTGATTGCACCGCCAAAAGGGGATGCGTTTGCGGCGCGTAATAAATTCGCGCTTGAGATCGACTTCGTCGAGGAGCCGCCGATGTTCAAAGTATCTGATACGCATTATGCTGCTACATGGCTGCTGCATGAAGATGCACCGAAGATCGACCCTCCTGAGTCAGTGAAGAAGCGGATCGAGTCTATGGACCATTCTGAGGAGGCGA
- the opp3C gene encoding oligopeptide ABC transporter permease, with amino-acid sequence MENQKRQIDKNLFRPADRTQEQSDIIARKSSTLLQDAMRSLRKNVFFMISFFILLVIVLMSIFAPVLSDYTYKEQDLNRSLMAPRIPGLENISFLGFDGKETKTFYGNNVQTAEMKANTQFKTQSEEQKEFITFEVINEGDGSPNSAEVKATYDKYAAKGLEDEYFYFGTDRLGRDIWTRVWDGTRVSLLIAVAAALIDLVIGVAYGGIAAYYGGRVDNYMMRFLEVIIGIPNLVVVILMILVLDPGIWAIIIALTITGWTSMARIVRGEVLKLKGHEFVLASRTLGAPNRKIIGRHLIPNVMGLIIVNTMFSIPSAIFFEAFLSFIGLGLPSPAASLGTLINDGFKTLQTTPSMLVFPAVLISIIMIVFNILGDGLRDAFDPKMRK; translated from the coding sequence ATGGAAAATCAAAAACGACAAATCGATAAAAACCTCTTCCGTCCGGCAGACCGTACGCAAGAGCAAAGTGACATTATTGCTCGTAAAAGTAGTACACTTTTGCAAGATGCGATGAGAAGCTTAAGAAAAAATGTGTTCTTCATGATTTCTTTTTTCATCTTGCTTGTAATCGTATTAATGAGTATATTTGCTCCTGTTTTAAGTGATTACACCTATAAAGAACAAGATTTGAACCGTTCTTTGATGGCTCCAAGAATCCCGGGCCTTGAAAATATTTCATTTTTGGGCTTTGATGGAAAAGAAACAAAAACGTTTTATGGTAATAATGTTCAGACTGCTGAAATGAAGGCAAATACACAGTTTAAGACTCAATCGGAAGAACAAAAGGAGTTCATTACCTTCGAAGTTATCAATGAAGGCGATGGTAGTCCGAATTCCGCTGAAGTTAAAGCAACATATGATAAATACGCAGCAAAAGGATTGGAAGATGAATATTTCTATTTCGGTACGGATAGGTTAGGTAGGGATATCTGGACACGTGTCTGGGATGGTACAAGGGTTTCCTTGCTGATTGCTGTAGCCGCAGCCTTAATTGATCTGGTTATCGGTGTAGCATATGGCGGTATAGCTGCGTACTATGGTGGAAGAGTAGATAACTACATGATGCGATTCTTGGAAGTTATCATTGGGATTCCTAACTTAGTAGTGGTTATTTTAATGATTTTAGTACTTGATCCGGGCATCTGGGCGATTATAATAGCATTGACTATAACTGGATGGACGAGTATGGCTAGAATTGTGCGAGGAGAAGTATTAAAGCTCAAAGGCCATGAGTTTGTATTAGCTTCTCGTACTTTGGGTGCTCCAAACAGAAAAATCATCGGAAGGCATTTAATACCAAACGTTATGGGTCTCATCATTGTTAACACAATGTTCTCCATTCCGTCTGCAATTTTCTTTGAAGCATTCCTAAGCTTTATCGGTCTTGGATTGCCTTCGCCGGCAGCATCGCTCGGTACGTTAATCAATGATGGTTTCAAAACATTGCAAACTACACCTTCTATGCTAGTATTTCCGGCAGTGCTAATCTCCATCATAATGATTGTGTTCAATATCCTTGGTGATGGACTACGTGATGCATTCGATCCTAAGATGAGGAAATAA
- the opp3b gene encoding oligopeptide ABC transporter permease yields MARYIGQRIIYMIITLFLIATISFMLMKLLPGSPLANANKLTEEQQEVIYEKYGLNDPIPVQYVKYLGGLVQGDLGISFKYDNRSVTSILFGEGRAETSAQLGAQALIIGTVVGILLGLLSAIYHNGITDYVSTIVAVLGTSIPSFVFAGILQFFLAVKWGILPVATWNGFEYTILPTIALAIFPMATCARFMRTEMIEVLNEDYITTARAKGLSGAAIIFKHGIRNALIPLITILGPLAVGLLTGTLVIEQIFAIPGIGQQFVTSVNTNDFPIIMGTTLFFAVVFIVMILIIDILYGLIDPRIRLAGKD; encoded by the coding sequence ATGGCACGGTATATAGGGCAGCGTATCATCTATATGATCATCACGCTATTCCTTATTGCAACTATCTCATTTATGCTAATGAAGCTTCTGCCCGGTTCGCCTTTAGCGAACGCAAACAAATTGACTGAGGAACAACAAGAAGTTATCTATGAAAAATATGGATTGAACGATCCGATACCAGTTCAGTATGTAAAATATTTAGGCGGTTTGGTTCAAGGGGATCTTGGTATCTCTTTCAAATATGACAACCGTTCAGTTACAAGTATCTTGTTTGGTGAAGGCAGAGCAGAAACATCTGCCCAGCTTGGAGCGCAGGCTCTTATTATTGGTACGGTCGTAGGTATTCTGCTGGGACTATTGTCCGCTATTTACCATAATGGAATTACAGACTATGTTTCAACCATAGTTGCAGTACTTGGTACTTCGATTCCATCTTTCGTTTTCGCGGGCATACTTCAGTTCTTTTTAGCTGTAAAATGGGGGATCCTCCCGGTTGCGACGTGGAATGGATTTGAATATACCATCTTACCAACCATTGCCTTGGCAATTTTCCCTATGGCAACCTGTGCCAGGTTTATGCGAACAGAAATGATTGAGGTTTTAAATGAAGATTATATTACTACCGCAAGAGCGAAGGGGCTTTCCGGAGCAGCTATTATTTTCAAGCATGGTATCAGGAACGCGCTTATTCCGTTGATAACAATTCTTGGACCATTAGCTGTTGGTCTATTAACAGGTACACTCGTTATCGAGCAAATCTTTGCAATTCCTGGAATTGGTCAGCAATTTGTAACATCAGTAAATACAAATGATTTTCCTATTATCATGGGTACAACTTTGTTCTTCGCTGTAGTATTCATTGTTATGATTTTAATCATCGATATACTATATGGATTGATTGATCCTAGAATAAGGCTTGCTGGAAAGGACTGA
- a CDS encoding peptide ABC transporter substrate-binding protein, with protein MRKTNWLLLALVLVLSSFLAACSGGSDSSSGSGGNGGSGESAEGSANGEQVFNLTIGDEIPSMDSSLADDQYGIQWTSEIQEGLYRLGEDGTPVEGIATGDPEVSEDGLTWTFTLRDNAEWENGDPVTAHDFVYAWQRAINPDTGSEYGPYMMGGVIKNATAINQGEMDVSELGVKAVDDHTLEVQLEKPVPYFESLTTFPTFMPLNQKFVEEQGENYALEADNLLSNGPFKMTEWNHGSSMKFEKNDTYWDADAVQLEEINLQVVKDTATGVNLYDTGEVDRTSLTAEFVDQRINDEDYLAVPDMASWYLKLNQNRKGEETPLANINARKAIAQAIDKEGLVNVVLNNGSTVSNGLMPKDFVKGPDGTDFREANGDFLTYDVEAAKEAWATAKEELGQDEITLEILTGDTDLSTQMVDYLKEQLETNLEGLTINIMQVPFQQRLDLDTAGDFDIQVSGWGPDYIDPNTFMNLFVTDGENNRMAYSSEEYDSLVEKAANEDATDPEARWQDFLDAEKVLLDDAAIAPLYQAGYSYLVSPKMKGVFSNPAGNDFEYKWAYADNAAVQE; from the coding sequence ATGAGAAAGACGAACTGGCTATTACTTGCACTTGTTTTAGTACTTAGTTCATTCCTTGCTGCATGTTCCGGCGGCTCTGACAGTTCAAGCGGCAGCGGCGGAAATGGCGGCAGCGGAGAAAGCGCTGAAGGCTCTGCTAACGGCGAACAGGTATTCAACCTAACAATCGGAGACGAGATTCCATCGATGGATTCTTCTCTAGCGGATGACCAATACGGTATCCAATGGACTTCAGAGATCCAAGAGGGACTTTACCGCTTGGGTGAAGATGGAACTCCTGTAGAAGGTATTGCCACTGGCGATCCGGAAGTGAGTGAAGATGGTCTTACTTGGACATTCACCCTTCGCGACAATGCGGAATGGGAAAATGGAGACCCTGTCACAGCACACGACTTCGTTTATGCTTGGCAGCGAGCAATCAACCCTGATACCGGTTCCGAGTACGGTCCGTATATGATGGGCGGCGTTATCAAGAATGCCACTGCTATCAACCAAGGCGAAATGGATGTATCTGAACTAGGTGTTAAAGCAGTTGACGACCACACTCTGGAAGTGCAGCTTGAAAAGCCAGTTCCATACTTCGAGTCATTAACTACATTCCCTACTTTCATGCCTTTGAATCAGAAATTCGTTGAAGAACAAGGCGAAAATTATGCGCTTGAAGCGGATAACCTGCTTTCCAACGGTCCATTCAAGATGACAGAATGGAACCATGGCAGCTCTATGAAGTTCGAAAAGAATGATACTTATTGGGATGCTGATGCGGTTCAGCTAGAAGAGATTAATCTCCAAGTTGTAAAAGATACAGCTACGGGAGTTAACCTTTATGACACTGGTGAGGTTGACCGTACAAGCTTGACTGCTGAGTTTGTAGACCAGCGTATCAATGATGAAGACTACCTTGCCGTACCTGATATGGCTTCTTGGTATCTAAAACTTAATCAGAACCGTAAAGGCGAGGAAACACCTCTCGCAAACATCAATGCACGTAAAGCGATTGCACAGGCTATTGATAAAGAAGGTCTGGTAAACGTAGTTCTTAATAATGGATCCACTGTATCCAATGGCTTGATGCCGAAAGATTTCGTTAAAGGTCCAGATGGTACTGATTTCCGTGAAGCAAATGGAGACTTCCTGACTTATGATGTGGAAGCTGCTAAAGAAGCTTGGGCTACTGCAAAAGAAGAGTTGGGCCAAGATGAGATTACGCTGGAAATCCTTACTGGCGATACAGATCTTTCCACACAAATGGTTGACTACTTGAAAGAGCAATTAGAAACAAATCTAGAAGGTTTGACTATCAATATTATGCAAGTTCCGTTCCAGCAAAGATTGGATTTGGATACAGCCGGTGATTTTGATATCCAAGTATCCGGTTGGGGTCCTGACTATATCGACCCTAACACGTTCATGAACTTGTTCGTGACAGATGGCGAGAATAACCGTATGGCATATTCAAGCGAAGAGTACGATTCTTTAGTTGAAAAAGCAGCAAATGAAGATGCTACGGACCCTGAAGCTCGCTGGCAAGATTTCCTTGATGCAGAAAAAGTATTGCTTGACGATGCAGCAATTGCACCACTGTATCAAGCCGGTTACTCTTACTTAGTTAGTCCAAAAATGAAAGGCGTATTCTCAAACCCTGCTGGAAACGATTTCGAGTACAAATGGGCTTATGCTGATAATGCTGCCGTTCAAGAATAA
- a CDS encoding DUF3899 domain-containing protein, with the protein MLFGKWNWILLLINLVITAVLFFLSDQQSLLSLINSIFYVAFFYFIVGMLLFVIKGRVLDGITRSFRRFGKVMSKGLFDFEENGVPSEWVNRSFLSHMLFQAAVLIGLMLILLAIFYLF; encoded by the coding sequence ATGTTGTTTGGTAAATGGAACTGGATTCTACTATTGATTAACTTAGTGATTACAGCAGTACTTTTCTTTCTTTCAGATCAGCAAAGTCTCTTATCGCTGATCAACTCTATCTTTTATGTAGCTTTCTTCTACTTCATCGTAGGTATGCTATTATTCGTTATCAAAGGCAGGGTGCTCGATGGAATAACGAGAAGCTTCCGGAGATTCGGCAAAGTAATGAGCAAGGGCCTGTTCGACTTCGAAGAAAATGGTGTCCCTTCTGAGTGGGTGAACCGATCATTCCTGAGCCATATGCTATTCCAGGCTGCTGTCCTGATTGGACTGATGCTCATCCTTCTGGCAATCTTTTATCTGTTTTGA
- the trpS gene encoding tryptophan--tRNA ligase has translation MKTIFSGIQPSGSLTLGNYIGALSQFPALQEDNQCYFCIVDEHAITVPQDRLKLKQQIRSLAALYLAAGIDPEKSVLFIQSEVPAHTQLGWMIQSISYIGELERMTQFKDKSAGKEGVSAALLTYPPLMAADILLYNTDIVPVGDDQKQHLELTRNVAERFNNRFNDIFTVPDIQITKVGARIMSLQEPTKKMSKSDANLKASIFILDEPKQIEKKIKSAVTDSEGVVRYDKENKPGVSNLLTIYSVATNKTIEESEQEFAGSGYGDFKQAVADAVVAMLTPIQERYYEWMESDALDEVLDKGAERAQAVANKTLRKAKKAMGLGRGK, from the coding sequence ATGAAAACTATTTTTTCTGGTATTCAGCCAAGCGGCAGTTTGACACTTGGCAATTACATTGGCGCTTTGAGCCAATTTCCTGCCCTGCAGGAAGACAATCAATGCTACTTCTGTATCGTGGATGAGCATGCCATCACCGTACCGCAGGACAGATTAAAGCTGAAGCAGCAAATCCGCTCACTTGCAGCCCTTTATCTGGCTGCAGGAATCGATCCTGAGAAATCGGTTCTGTTCATTCAGTCCGAGGTACCGGCGCATACCCAGCTCGGCTGGATGATTCAATCCATCAGTTACATTGGTGAATTGGAACGAATGACGCAGTTCAAAGATAAATCCGCCGGTAAGGAGGGTGTATCTGCAGCATTGCTGACGTATCCACCGCTGATGGCGGCTGATATTCTGCTATACAATACCGATATCGTCCCAGTAGGCGATGATCAGAAGCAGCACCTGGAGCTGACGCGCAATGTAGCGGAACGCTTCAACAATCGTTTCAATGATATCTTTACCGTTCCGGATATCCAAATCACGAAGGTCGGTGCACGGATCATGTCCTTGCAGGAACCGACGAAGAAGATGAGCAAATCCGATGCAAATCTGAAGGCTTCTATTTTCATCCTGGATGAGCCGAAGCAGATCGAGAAAAAAATCAAGAGTGCCGTTACCGATTCCGAGGGTGTCGTGCGCTATGATAAAGAAAACAAACCTGGTGTCAGCAACCTGCTCACCATTTATTCGGTAGCGACGAATAAGACAATCGAGGAAAGCGAGCAAGAATTCGCCGGCAGCGGTTATGGTGATTTCAAACAAGCAGTAGCGGATGCCGTGGTTGCCATGCTGACTCCGATCCAGGAACGCTACTATGAATGGATGGAAAGCGATGCTTTGGACGAAGTGCTGGATAAGGGCGCAGAACGCGCACAAGCGGTTGCCAACAAGACCCTGCGGAAAGCGAAAAAAGCGATGGGGTTGGGACGCGGAAAATAA
- a CDS encoding DUF3603 family protein translates to MLFMHDIWVNWFEGEENGYNVCSFHEWRKEDGIELLDQVPLLYIEDALFAYIENDLQELPKAMLDMIHRKAFLRKNQERIAIDYACIVTNGKAILAIDTMGYITPVRKSRLIPRQERLVYQMIEDVQPETFEWKEEGEEKEYHILSLKPDLMIGLTRKERQLKQLLMMAMDQLETSGNLDQVRYWLTEWKPEEYHVNRSLEFREAWQKLYDGVSVGWSKKQEELCEKMVKGQPFYEKLWELEKNDQAKTS, encoded by the coding sequence ATGTTATTTATGCATGATATTTGGGTGAACTGGTTTGAAGGCGAAGAAAATGGCTACAATGTATGCTCCTTTCATGAATGGCGGAAAGAAGATGGCATCGAACTGCTTGATCAGGTACCATTGCTCTACATAGAAGATGCGCTATTCGCATACATCGAAAATGACCTCCAGGAGCTTCCGAAGGCGATGCTGGATATGATCCACCGGAAAGCCTTCCTGCGTAAGAACCAAGAGCGGATTGCCATTGATTATGCATGCATTGTGACGAACGGAAAAGCAATCCTTGCAATCGATACGATGGGATATATCACACCAGTCAGGAAAAGCCGGCTGATCCCTCGGCAGGAAAGGCTTGTCTATCAAATGATAGAAGATGTACAGCCTGAAACATTCGAGTGGAAAGAAGAAGGGGAGGAGAAGGAATATCATATCCTATCCCTGAAGCCTGACTTGATGATTGGACTGACGAGGAAGGAACGACAGCTGAAGCAGCTTTTGATGATGGCCATGGATCAGCTTGAAACGAGCGGGAATCTGGATCAAGTCAGATATTGGCTGACAGAATGGAAGCCTGAAGAATACCATGTGAATCGTTCACTTGAATTCCGGGAAGCATGGCAGAAGCTTTATGATGGAGTTTCGGTCGGCTGGAGCAAGAAGCAAGAGGAGCTTTGCGAAAAAATGGTGAAAGGCCAGCCATTTTATGAAAAGCTCTGGGAACTCGAAAAGAATGATCAGGCAAAAACCTCATAA
- the fabF gene encoding beta-ketoacyl-ACP synthase II, with translation MEKKRVVVTGLGAVTPVGNDAETTWQNLLEGKSGIDYVTRVNKDDFPAKVAAEVKDFNPEDYMDKKDAKRMDLFTQYAVAASKMAVEDAELTITDENANRIGVWIGSGIGGMGTYEEQFEKLMTKGARRVSPFFVPMMIPDMASGQVSIQLGAKGINSCTVTACASGANSIGDAFKVIQRGDADIMITGGTEAPLTKMAFAGFSAAKALSFNDDPKTASRPFDANRDGFVMGEGAGILILESLESALERGATIYAEIVGYGSSGDAYHITAPAPEGEGAVRAMRQAMEDAGLQAEDIDYVNAHGTSTELNDKFETAALKQLLGDHAYKTAISSTKSMTGHMLGAAGAVEAVICVKSIQDGVIPPTINLAEKDPLCDLDYVPNVKREKTVRAALSNSLGFGGHNAALVFKQYQ, from the coding sequence ATGGAAAAGAAAAGAGTTGTTGTCACAGGTCTAGGCGCGGTGACACCGGTAGGGAATGACGCCGAAACAACGTGGCAGAATCTCTTGGAAGGTAAATCAGGAATCGATTATGTCACTCGGGTGAATAAGGACGACTTCCCTGCGAAAGTGGCAGCGGAAGTGAAAGACTTCAACCCAGAAGACTATATGGATAAAAAAGATGCTAAGCGTATGGATTTGTTTACGCAATATGCCGTCGCGGCCAGTAAAATGGCTGTAGAGGATGCTGAATTAACCATCACGGATGAGAATGCGAATCGTATCGGAGTCTGGATCGGCTCCGGTATCGGCGGTATGGGTACTTATGAAGAACAATTCGAAAAGCTGATGACGAAAGGTGCTCGGCGGGTCAGCCCATTCTTCGTTCCGATGATGATTCCGGATATGGCTTCCGGACAAGTATCGATCCAGCTTGGAGCAAAGGGGATAAACTCCTGCACAGTTACAGCATGTGCTTCCGGGGCTAACTCCATCGGGGATGCTTTCAAAGTCATCCAGCGCGGGGATGCCGATATCATGATCACTGGCGGAACAGAGGCACCATTGACAAAGATGGCATTTGCTGGATTCTCTGCGGCGAAGGCATTATCCTTCAATGATGATCCAAAGACTGCTAGCCGCCCGTTTGATGCTAACCGCGACGGTTTCGTAATGGGTGAAGGTGCCGGCATTCTCATTCTTGAATCATTGGAATCGGCACTGGAACGCGGTGCTACTATCTATGCGGAAATCGTCGGCTACGGTTCATCAGGCGATGCTTATCATATCACAGCACCTGCACCGGAGGGTGAAGGCGCTGTACGTGCCATGCGTCAAGCCATGGAAGATGCTGGTCTGCAGGCTGAAGACATCGACTATGTCAATGCACATGGGACAAGCACTGAATTGAACGACAAGTTCGAGACAGCTGCCCTGAAGCAGCTGCTGGGTGATCATGCTTACAAAACGGCTATATCTTCAACGAAATCAATGACAGGTCATATGCTTGGTGCTGCAGGAGCAGTCGAAGCGGTGATTTGTGTCAAATCGATTCAGGATGGCGTCATCCCTCCGACAATCAATTTGGCAGAAAAAGATCCGCTTTGCGACTTGGATTATGTACCAAACGTGAAGCGTGAGAAAACAGTCCGTGCTGCCCTGAGCAATTCACTTGGATTCGGCGGTCATAATGCGGCCCTTGTTTTCAAACAATATCAATAA
- a CDS encoding DUF2929 family protein — translation MRFIVTIIWAFALSAVVAFVLTSMSGDSYDMSLVYVMTIIFSLGVWTVSAALSKGEKHE, via the coding sequence ATGCGGTTTATTGTAACCATTATTTGGGCGTTCGCCCTAAGTGCTGTCGTAGCATTCGTTCTGACAAGCATGTCCGGTGATTCATACGATATGTCACTCGTCTACGTTATGACAATAATCTTCAGTCTGGGTGTATGGACTGTATCTGCAGCGCTCTCCAAAGGGGAAAAGCATGAATAA
- a CDS encoding metal-sulfur cluster assembly factor, which produces MDQALEENVLGALENVIDPELGIDIVNLGLVYGVDIDEEGTGIVTMTLTAMGCPLAGHIEQDVKRVLADIPEIKDTKVNIVWNPPWSKDRMSRYAKIALGIPD; this is translated from the coding sequence ATGGATCAGGCATTGGAAGAAAATGTGCTCGGAGCACTGGAAAATGTAATCGATCCCGAGCTGGGAATTGATATCGTCAATCTGGGCCTTGTATATGGAGTGGACATAGATGAAGAAGGTACTGGAATCGTCACCATGACATTGACTGCGATGGGCTGCCCGCTGGCTGGTCACATCGAACAGGATGTGAAACGCGTCTTGGCAGATATTCCGGAAATCAAAGATACGAAAGTGAATATCGTTTGGAATCCGCCTTGGTCCAAGGACCGTATGTCCCGCTATGCTAAAATTGCACTTGGGATTCCGGATTGA
- a CDS encoding prolyl oligopeptidase family serine peptidase, whose product MIVIKEEVWNEVPVLLVEQAGAEDKALPVFTYFHGFTSAREHNLPIAYMLAAKGYRVLLPEALHHGIREDDVSSSKRQLEFFGIVKENLHDLQQIHQYASDKGLIQDDRFAIGGTSMGGITTCAALTQFDWIKAGMVMMGSPKIAAFARGMVEAVKQSGMEMNVSEEELEQLYASLEKIDLSLHPETIGNRPLFFWHGDKDPVVPYAHSRSFYETLENKAGNAKQFTYVTEEGSGHKVSRKAMLAGTAWLEKVL is encoded by the coding sequence ATGATCGTCATAAAAGAAGAAGTCTGGAACGAGGTGCCAGTGCTTCTTGTAGAGCAGGCGGGCGCTGAGGATAAAGCACTTCCGGTATTTACATATTTCCATGGTTTCACGAGTGCCAGGGAGCATAATTTGCCAATCGCGTATATGCTGGCAGCCAAGGGGTATCGCGTGCTGTTGCCGGAGGCGCTTCACCATGGTATCCGGGAAGATGATGTGAGCAGCAGCAAACGGCAGTTGGAATTCTTCGGCATTGTAAAAGAAAATCTGCATGATTTGCAGCAGATCCATCAGTATGCATCCGATAAAGGATTGATTCAGGATGATCGATTTGCCATCGGTGGTACAAGCATGGGAGGCATCACGACTTGCGCAGCACTCACCCAATTCGATTGGATCAAGGCTGGTATGGTGATGATGGGATCGCCGAAGATTGCAGCATTTGCCCGCGGGATGGTAGAGGCAGTCAAACAATCCGGCATGGAAATGAATGTATCGGAAGAGGAATTGGAGCAGCTTTATGCTTCCCTTGAGAAAATCGACCTTTCCCTGCACCCGGAGACCATCGGCAATCGGCCGCTGTTCTTCTGGCACGGTGACAAAGATCCGGTCGTTCCTTATGCGCATTCGCGCAGCTTTTATGAGACACTCGAAAACAAAGCGGGGAATGCCAAACAGTTCACGTATGTAACAGAAGAAGGTTCAGGCCACAAGGTCTCCAGAAAAGCTATGCTTGCCGGAACAGCCTGGCTGGAGAAGGTACTGTAG
- a CDS encoding Cof-type HAD-IIB family hydrolase: MEKHLIALDLDGTLLTDDKHISEKNKRAIEAAIQAGHVVVIATGRPHRASLAYYRELGLTTPMVNFNGALIHHPDDKKWDAVHSPMPIRTARKIVDTCHKLDVKNIIAEVMDDVYIDRFDQYLLDLFHLEEEDDPIKVGSLTQMLEDDPTSLLIYPHENQVASIRETLEKEHAEIIEHRRWGAPYHIIEIIRKGLSKAVGLQKISHYYGIPQKNIIAFGDEDNDLEMIEYAGAGVAMGNAIAPLKEIADYTTGSNMEDGIASFLHSYLKLEVPAN, from the coding sequence ATGGAAAAACATTTGATAGCACTTGATTTAGATGGAACACTTTTGACAGATGACAAGCACATCTCCGAAAAGAATAAACGAGCCATTGAAGCAGCAATCCAAGCTGGCCATGTTGTCGTCATCGCAACGGGAAGACCGCATCGTGCCTCGTTGGCTTATTATCGCGAACTCGGCCTTACTACCCCGATGGTCAATTTCAACGGCGCCCTCATACATCATCCCGATGATAAGAAATGGGACGCTGTCCACTCCCCCATGCCGATACGTACTGCCAGGAAAATCGTGGATACATGCCATAAACTCGATGTAAAAAATATCATTGCAGAAGTGATGGATGATGTGTATATCGATCGCTTTGACCAGTACTTATTGGATTTATTCCATTTAGAGGAAGAAGATGATCCGATCAAAGTCGGCAGCTTGACGCAAATGCTTGAGGATGACCCGACCTCCTTGCTCATTTACCCGCACGAAAACCAAGTCGCTTCCATACGGGAGACACTGGAGAAGGAGCATGCGGAAATAATTGAGCACCGTCGCTGGGGCGCACCGTATCACATCATTGAAATCATCCGAAAAGGGCTGAGCAAGGCAGTCGGCCTGCAGAAGATTTCCCATTACTACGGAATCCCGCAAAAAAATATCATTGCTTTCGGGGACGAAGATAATGATTTGGAAATGATCGAGTACGCTGGTGCCGGCGTTGCGATGGGCAATGCCATCGCTCCGTTGAAAGAAATCGCCGACTATACGACAGGATCAAATATGGAAGATGGCATCGCTTCCTTCCTTCATTCGTATCTGAAGCTGGAGGTCCCGGCGAATTAA
- a CDS encoding DUF3813 family protein: protein MENFFERAKQKVQGLTNKPSQEDSAAVQEAIQSAYNDATAEEKQQLQDLQQELDQ from the coding sequence ATGGAAAACTTCTTCGAAAGAGCCAAGCAAAAAGTGCAGGGCTTGACAAATAAGCCAAGCCAGGAAGATTCTGCAGCAGTGCAGGAGGCTATCCAATCTGCATATAACGATGCAACTGCAGAAGAAAAGCAGCAATTGCAGGACTTGCAGCAGGAGCTCGACCAGTAA